Proteins co-encoded in one Longimicrobium sp. genomic window:
- a CDS encoding acyl-CoA synthetase — protein MPPIDLPLVSRAREHADRTAIVDAAGAHTYAELVDASARVAAALLAGAEDLGEARVCFLVPPSLEYAAVQWGVWRAGGIGVPLAVSHPPAELEYAIGDADASIVVAHPQFAETLRPLAKAHGARFLTTDEALAVSPSALPRVDEERRAMMLYTSGTTGRPKGVVWTHANLRAQVETLTGAWGWRADDRTLLVLPLHHVHGIVNILSCALWNGAVCEVHAKFDADAVWARIEARELTVFMAVPTVYNRLIAAWEAAPEERRARMSAGCGAMRLMVSGSAALPVSTLERWREISGHTLLERYGMTEIGMALSNPLHGDRRPGSVGMPLPGVEVRLVDEDGGEVEPGAPGEIEVRGPGVFLEYWRRPDATAEAFRAGRWFRTGDVAVVEDGYFRILGRRSVDIIKTGGFKVSALEIEEVLRTHPAVAECAVVGVADAEWGERVCAAVELRGGMPLTLDELQPWARERLAPYKLPRALRAVDALPRNAMGKVTKPEVAKLFV, from the coding sequence ATGCCGCCGATCGACCTTCCCCTCGTCTCCCGTGCCCGCGAACACGCTGATCGCACCGCCATCGTCGACGCGGCGGGGGCGCACACGTACGCGGAGCTCGTCGACGCCTCCGCGCGTGTCGCCGCGGCGCTGCTGGCCGGCGCGGAGGATCTCGGCGAGGCGCGGGTGTGCTTCCTCGTCCCCCCGTCGCTCGAGTACGCGGCGGTGCAGTGGGGCGTGTGGCGCGCGGGGGGGATCGGAGTGCCGCTCGCCGTCTCGCATCCCCCCGCGGAGCTGGAGTACGCGATCGGGGACGCGGACGCCTCCATCGTCGTCGCCCACCCGCAGTTCGCGGAGACGCTGCGGCCGCTGGCGAAGGCGCACGGCGCGCGCTTCCTGACGACGGACGAGGCGCTCGCCGTGTCTCCATCCGCGCTCCCGCGGGTCGACGAGGAGCGGCGGGCGATGATGCTGTACACGAGCGGCACCACCGGCCGGCCCAAGGGCGTCGTCTGGACGCACGCCAACCTCCGCGCGCAGGTGGAGACGCTGACCGGCGCGTGGGGATGGCGCGCCGACGACCGCACGCTGCTGGTGCTGCCGCTCCACCACGTGCACGGCATCGTCAACATCCTGTCGTGCGCGCTCTGGAACGGCGCCGTCTGCGAGGTGCACGCGAAGTTCGACGCGGACGCGGTGTGGGCGCGCATCGAGGCGCGCGAGCTCACCGTCTTCATGGCCGTGCCGACCGTCTACAACCGGCTGATCGCCGCGTGGGAGGCGGCGCCGGAGGAGCGGCGCGCGCGGATGTCGGCGGGGTGCGGGGCGATGCGGCTGATGGTGTCGGGTTCGGCCGCGCTGCCGGTGAGCACGCTCGAGCGGTGGCGCGAGATCAGTGGCCACACGCTGCTGGAGCGCTACGGGATGACGGAGATCGGGATGGCGCTCAGCAACCCGCTGCACGGTGATCGCCGCCCCGGCTCGGTGGGGATGCCGCTTCCCGGCGTGGAGGTGCGGCTGGTGGACGAGGACGGGGGGGAGGTGGAGCCCGGCGCGCCGGGGGAGATCGAGGTGCGCGGGCCCGGCGTATTCCTGGAGTACTGGCGCCGCCCCGACGCCACCGCCGAGGCGTTTCGCGCCGGCCGCTGGTTCCGCACCGGCGACGTGGCGGTGGTGGAGGACGGCTACTTCCGCATCCTGGGCCGCCGCAGCGTCGACATCATCAAGACCGGCGGCTTCAAGGTCTCCGCGCTGGAGATCGAGGAGGTGCTGCGGACCCACCCCGCGGTGGCGGAGTGCGCCGTCGTCGGCGTGGCGGACGCGGAGTGGGGCGAGCGGGTGTGCGCCGCGGTCGAGCTGCGCGGGGGGATGCCGCTCACGCTGGACGAGCTGCAGCCGTGGGCGCGCGAGCGGCTGGCGCCCTACAAGCTCCCCCGCGCCCTCCGCGCCGTCGACGCGCTCCCGCGCAACGCGATGGGCAAGGTGACGAAGCCGGAGGTGGCGAAGCTGTTCGTGTAG
- a CDS encoding restriction endonuclease gives MTERTIIVALDDDIESLNFYELACRSVVPAPLRLELFSSDEAAINFVAREHHRILGYIQNLFRDRERDEGPLEGIEFLNAVIRPITPEARVIIRSAVPELAEETARGDSNTRLLSKYASPERFEQLLKWLIEPFAHPAESSGTIERVPPLIRVVSGPWTELRRHLAAHPDELHRIDPRKFEELVAEVYRDHGWEVELSVRTRDGGYDIIALRKSMPNELKVLIEAKRYDPSRKVGVAVVRALYGIRALNRASQVVLATSSYVSRDAKKEFRHAIPHELGLLERDAILEWCRGAGAVELGGFSK, from the coding sequence ATGACCGAGCGAACCATCATCGTCGCGCTGGATGACGACATCGAGAGTCTCAACTTCTACGAGCTGGCCTGCCGTAGCGTGGTGCCGGCTCCTCTGCGCCTGGAGCTGTTCTCCTCGGATGAAGCAGCCATAAACTTCGTTGCCCGGGAGCACCACCGGATACTGGGTTACATCCAGAACCTCTTCCGGGATCGCGAGCGCGACGAGGGGCCGCTGGAAGGGATCGAGTTCCTGAACGCGGTCATCCGCCCGATCACCCCCGAGGCACGCGTCATCATCCGGTCCGCTGTGCCAGAGCTGGCCGAGGAGACAGCGCGTGGCGATTCAAACACTCGCCTGCTGTCGAAATACGCCAGTCCCGAACGGTTCGAGCAGCTCCTGAAATGGCTGATCGAACCGTTCGCTCACCCGGCGGAGAGCAGCGGCACCATAGAGCGGGTGCCGCCGCTGATCCGGGTGGTTTCAGGACCGTGGACCGAGCTCAGGCGGCATCTGGCGGCGCACCCCGACGAACTGCACCGGATCGATCCGCGGAAGTTCGAGGAGTTGGTCGCCGAGGTTTACCGCGATCACGGCTGGGAAGTGGAGTTGTCGGTCCGGACGCGCGATGGGGGCTACGATATCATTGCGCTCAGGAAGAGCATGCCCAACGAACTCAAGGTCCTGATCGAGGCGAAGCGATACGATCCTTCACGCAAGGTTGGCGTGGCAGTCGTCCGCGCGCTGTACGGCATACGCGCATTGAATCGTGCGAGCCAGGTGGTGCTGGCTACCTCGTCCTACGTTTCCCGGGACGCCAAGAAGGAATTTCGGCACGCGATCCCGCACGAGCTGGGCTTGCTCGAACGGGATGCGATCCTGGAATGGTGCAGGGGGGCTGGAGCAGTCGAGCTGGGCGGATTCTCGAAGTGA